In Limisalsivibrio acetivorans, one genomic interval encodes:
- the cysK gene encoding cysteine synthase A, giving the protein MRIYENNPLSIGNTPLVKLNKITKDLGNTFLVKIEGRNPAYSVKCRLGAALIWDALERGVIKDNTSIIEPTSGNTGIGLAYAGAALGIKVTLVMPDTMSVERRKMMSAFGAEFILTPGAKGMKGAVEHATELAENEPDRYYMPQQFKNPANPAIHRKTTGPEIWDDTDGEIDAFVAGIGTGGTISGVSQYIKLDKRKSIISIGVEPEDSPVIQQTLNGNELQPGPHKIQGIGAGFIPETLDLDMIDKMVQVGNDEAIEYAKRLTKEEGIISGISSGAAVAAAIKAAKELEMEKKNVVIILPDSGERYLSMDVLT; this is encoded by the coding sequence ATGCGAATATATGAAAACAACCCGCTCTCAATAGGGAATACACCCCTCGTAAAGCTTAATAAGATAACCAAGGACCTCGGCAACACATTCCTTGTCAAGATAGAGGGGAGAAACCCCGCCTATTCTGTTAAATGCCGTCTCGGAGCCGCCCTCATATGGGATGCGCTGGAACGCGGCGTGATCAAAGATAACACGTCTATCATAGAACCCACCAGCGGTAATACGGGTATAGGCCTTGCATATGCGGGCGCTGCCCTCGGTATTAAGGTTACCCTCGTTATGCCCGACACGATGAGTGTTGAACGCAGAAAGATGATGAGCGCCTTCGGTGCAGAATTCATACTCACACCCGGCGCGAAAGGGATGAAAGGCGCTGTAGAGCATGCCACAGAGCTTGCAGAAAACGAGCCGGACAGATACTACATGCCCCAGCAGTTCAAAAATCCAGCGAACCCTGCCATCCACCGCAAAACCACAGGACCCGAAATCTGGGATGATACCGACGGGGAAATTGATGCTTTTGTTGCAGGTATAGGGACAGGCGGAACAATCTCCGGCGTATCCCAGTACATAAAGCTTGATAAAAGGAAATCGATTATTTCAATTGGCGTCGAGCCAGAGGACAGCCCTGTTATTCAGCAGACACTTAACGGAAATGAACTACAACCGGGTCCGCATAAGATACAGGGTATCGGTGCTGGGTTCATACCCGAAACCCTCGACCTCGACATGATCGACAAAATGGTACAGGTGGGTAACGATGAGGCGATTGAATACGCTAAAAGACTGACAAAAGAAGAAGGGATCATCTCAGGAATATCCTCCGGTGCTGCAGTCGCCGCCGCCATAAAGGCCGCTAAAGAATTGGAGATGGAGAAAAAAAATGTCGTAATAATCCTGCCCGACTCTGGAGAACGCTACCTGTCTATGGACGTACTAACCTGA
- a CDS encoding nitroreductase family protein encodes MELLNAIRERRSINDFDSTKHISDEKLEELLSLAALAPSSFNLQPWEAVVVRTDEKKKALREAAFGQPKVEDASAVIIVVGNADAVEENLEDIIQSMIDNGYVDEESADGPRGMASSFYGEPDSERRRIFAAKNAAFFGMSIMLAAKGLGLDTHPMDGFDEAKVKEIFGIDEKDVVPMLIAVGSLQPGKTLLPRNVRFSPERFARFE; translated from the coding sequence ATGGAACTGCTCAATGCTATCAGAGAAAGACGTTCGATAAACGATTTCGATTCCACAAAACACATATCCGATGAGAAGCTCGAGGAGCTGCTCAGCCTTGCAGCCCTTGCACCCTCCTCCTTCAATCTGCAGCCTTGGGAGGCTGTGGTTGTTCGTACTGATGAAAAGAAAAAGGCCCTTCGTGAGGCGGCTTTCGGCCAGCCGAAGGTTGAGGACGCCTCGGCGGTTATCATAGTTGTGGGTAACGCCGATGCTGTGGAGGAGAACCTTGAGGATATAATCCAGAGTATGATCGATAACGGGTACGTCGATGAAGAGAGTGCGGACGGCCCCAGAGGGATGGCCTCCAGCTTCTATGGAGAGCCGGACAGCGAACGCAGAAGGATCTTCGCCGCTAAGAATGCCGCCTTCTTCGGCATGAGTATTATGCTGGCCGCCAAGGGGCTGGGTCTCGATACCCATCCCATGGACGGCTTCGACGAGGCTAAGGTGAAGGAGATTTTCGGCATCGATGAGAAGGATGTTGTTCCCATGCTCATAGCCGTTGGCTCCCTTCAGCCAGGCAAGACTCTTCTGCCCAGAAATGTCCGCTTCAGTCCTGAAAGATTTGCAAGGTTCGAATAA
- the recR gene encoding recombination mediator RecR, with amino-acid sequence MIRNRIFENCLHELSRLPGIGKKTAGRLALHILKMKDEDVKRLAESITTLKEKTVFCKLCGGISEGELCSICSDPYRDKSKICVVEEPRDIFILEATGSFTGLYHVLGGKISPLDGIGPDELNIADLLKKGASGEIEEVIIALNPDVEGETTAVYISRQLQNYPDISVTKIASGVPIGSHLEYTDEITLLKALEGRTRI; translated from the coding sequence ATGATACGAAACAGAATATTCGAGAACTGTCTTCATGAGCTTTCCCGTCTGCCCGGTATAGGAAAGAAAACCGCCGGGCGACTGGCACTGCATATCCTCAAGATGAAGGACGAGGATGTTAAGCGTCTCGCTGAAAGCATAACCACCCTTAAGGAAAAAACCGTCTTCTGCAAGCTTTGCGGCGGTATTTCAGAGGGTGAGCTCTGTTCCATATGCAGTGATCCATACAGGGACAAGTCCAAGATCTGCGTTGTAGAGGAGCCGAGGGATATATTTATCCTTGAGGCAACGGGCTCATTCACAGGCCTTTACCATGTTCTGGGGGGAAAGATCTCTCCTCTGGACGGCATAGGACCCGATGAGCTGAACATTGCGGATCTGCTTAAAAAGGGAGCCTCGGGCGAAATCGAAGAGGTGATTATCGCTCTTAACCCCGATGTAGAGGGGGAAACAACGGCTGTTTATATCTCACGCCAGCTGCAGAACTATCCCGATATATCCGTAACCAAGATCGCAAGCGGCGTACCCATAGGCTCCCATCTGGAATATACCGATGAGATAACCCTATTGAAAGCATTGGAAGGCAGGACACGAATCTAA
- a CDS encoding Rne/Rng family ribonuclease — protein MSKEIIINSTVNECRVAVQENGNTSELFIEREHSKNVAGNIYKGKIVKVLPGIQSAFVDIGLHKAAFLPVADVYVENGERVSFLEKSVDGSIEDEADIDIDQHRPPAGDLPPIQELLTEGQEIIVQVAKEAIGQKGARLTTHLTVPGRYIVLMPGYEHVGVSRKIEGEGERERLRKILKEIKPEGMGLIARTVSADRDEEEIHADLDYLLRFWGKIRERMNRVKAPSLIYEDHDLIFRTLRDVVNESVSRIIIDNKSDYLKMKTFLREYMPDLRVDVSLYENELPIFDHYNIEIEINRLLDKKVWLKSGGYIVIDQAEALTVIDVNTGRYVGKRNFEETILKTNLEAAKEIAWQLRLRNIGGIIIVDFIDMSREENKEKVLISLESELKNDRAKCSVVNISPLGLVEITRKRVQESLTRILSEPCPYCEGRGIVKSKLTVCYDILREIRRVAPFFNSNSKILVEAHPDVVDLVLNDEKESLDEIELMLNVTIEIRPNDEYHIEHYDVTSIKKR, from the coding sequence GTGTCCAAAGAGATTATTATAAATTCAACGGTGAACGAGTGCCGTGTTGCTGTTCAGGAGAACGGCAACACCTCGGAACTCTTTATCGAAAGGGAACACAGCAAAAACGTAGCAGGAAATATATATAAGGGGAAGATCGTCAAGGTTCTCCCCGGCATCCAGTCCGCCTTTGTGGATATCGGCCTGCATAAGGCCGCATTCCTCCCCGTGGCGGATGTTTATGTGGAAAACGGCGAGAGGGTAAGCTTCCTTGAGAAGAGCGTAGATGGAAGCATAGAGGACGAGGCGGATATTGATATCGACCAGCACCGCCCACCCGCCGGAGACCTTCCCCCGATACAGGAACTCCTCACAGAGGGGCAGGAGATCATCGTTCAGGTGGCCAAAGAGGCCATCGGACAGAAGGGCGCAAGGCTCACTACCCATCTCACCGTACCCGGACGCTATATCGTGCTTATGCCCGGCTATGAGCATGTGGGTGTATCCCGCAAGATCGAGGGTGAGGGCGAGCGTGAGCGTCTGCGGAAGATCCTCAAAGAGATAAAACCGGAGGGTATGGGTCTTATAGCCAGAACCGTCTCTGCGGATCGTGATGAGGAGGAGATCCATGCGGATCTCGACTATCTCCTTCGCTTCTGGGGGAAGATACGTGAGCGTATGAACAGGGTTAAGGCCCCTTCACTCATCTATGAGGATCACGACCTCATCTTCCGCACACTGCGGGATGTGGTGAACGAAAGCGTCAGCCGCATCATCATAGACAACAAGTCCGACTATCTTAAGATGAAGACCTTCCTCAGGGAGTATATGCCCGACCTGCGGGTGGATGTCTCATTGTATGAGAACGAGCTCCCCATCTTTGACCACTACAACATTGAGATAGAGATAAACCGTCTGCTGGATAAAAAGGTATGGCTTAAATCCGGTGGTTACATTGTTATCGATCAGGCGGAAGCGCTCACGGTTATCGATGTGAACACTGGCAGATACGTGGGCAAGCGCAACTTCGAGGAGACCATTCTCAAAACAAACCTTGAAGCGGCCAAGGAAATAGCATGGCAGCTGCGGCTGCGGAATATAGGCGGGATTATCATCGTCGATTTCATCGATATGAGCCGTGAGGAGAACAAGGAGAAGGTTCTCATATCACTCGAGTCCGAGCTTAAGAACGACAGGGCGAAATGCTCTGTGGTGAACATATCCCCCCTCGGGCTTGTGGAGATAACGAGGAAGCGTGTACAGGAGAGCCTCACACGCATACTCAGCGAGCCCTGCCCCTACTGTGAAGGGAGGGGTATCGTTAAGTCGAAGCTCACCGTCTGTTATGATATACTCAGGGAGATACGCAGGGTCGCCCCCTTCTTTAACTCAAACAGCAAGATACTGGTGGAGGCGCATCCGGATGTGGTGGACCTCGTGCTGAACGATGAGAAGGAAAGCCTTGATGAGATAGAGCTTATGCTCAACGTAACCATAGAGATAAGGCCCAACGACGAGTATCATATAGAACACTACGATGTAACATCCATTAAGAAGAGATAA
- a CDS encoding RlmE family RNA methyltransferase has translation MYDRKDPYYKKAKQEGYKSRAAYKLKEIDKKYNLYHQNSRVLDAGCAPGGWSQVLLERVKNGVVVGVDILEMDSLNHPAFHFIHGDITEDETVERILEISDKYDLVVSDAAPNTSGQKLLDHVNSVELVQKIAELTRKVLKKKGTFLFKLFEGEDKDMVLKGLRKDFDMVKVVKPDATRKNSFEIYVICRGYKGEQG, from the coding sequence ATGTACGATAGAAAGGATCCATACTATAAAAAAGCGAAGCAGGAGGGGTATAAGTCCCGTGCTGCATACAAGCTGAAAGAGATCGATAAAAAGTACAATCTGTACCATCAGAACAGCAGGGTTCTGGATGCGGGGTGTGCACCCGGCGGATGGAGCCAGGTGCTTCTGGAGAGAGTGAAGAACGGCGTTGTTGTCGGTGTGGACATACTCGAGATGGACAGCCTCAACCACCCCGCTTTCCACTTTATCCACGGCGATATAACCGAGGATGAAACCGTGGAAAGGATTCTCGAGATCTCCGACAAATACGATCTTGTAGTCTCCGATGCCGCTCCGAACACCTCGGGGCAGAAACTGCTGGACCATGTGAACAGCGTGGAACTTGTGCAGAAGATAGCTGAACTCACCCGTAAGGTATTAAAGAAGAAGGGAACATTCCTCTTCAAACTTTTTGAGGGGGAGGATAAGGATATGGTCCTCAAAGGTCTCAGGAAGGATTTTGATATGGTTAAGGTGGTTAAACCCGATGCAACCAGAAAGAACTCCTTTGAGATATATGTAATATGCAGGGGGTACAAAGGTGAACAGGGATGA
- a CDS encoding DNA polymerase III subunit delta gives MRHQGHEREREIFRKALQNNKLVHSYIFSGKEGSGKKHFALELARGLFCGADAFMADTDCNHAPKVEAKNHPDLHIAEEEKIPVATIREFNSQAYMSPLSAQCKVFIIDNAHVMEATAANAFLKTLEEPGADTFFFLITDKYDRILPTIRSRCVQVDFSALTDEDVRTVVEDIRPDAEGLDEAVKLASGSVSYALYLLDMGIADHGLPFGDMDGETLYRHIDTLKEKDDIRLFCSTLYRWLSDRYRESGDPLLLSFSNYLLEILRRLDYNVNLEIFKFDLFIKTAEVILERD, from the coding sequence ATGAGACATCAGGGGCATGAACGGGAGCGGGAGATATTCCGCAAGGCTCTCCAAAACAATAAGCTCGTACATTCATACATATTCAGTGGAAAAGAGGGGAGCGGGAAGAAGCATTTTGCTCTGGAGCTTGCAAGGGGGCTTTTCTGCGGGGCAGATGCCTTCATGGCGGATACGGACTGCAACCACGCCCCGAAGGTTGAGGCGAAGAACCACCCCGATCTACATATAGCAGAGGAGGAGAAGATCCCCGTTGCGACCATACGGGAGTTCAACTCCCAGGCCTATATGAGCCCTCTCTCTGCACAGTGCAAAGTGTTTATAATAGATAACGCCCATGTTATGGAGGCGACTGCCGCCAACGCTTTCCTTAAAACCCTTGAGGAACCAGGCGCGGACACTTTCTTCTTTCTAATAACCGATAAATATGACAGAATCCTCCCCACAATCAGGTCAAGGTGCGTTCAGGTAGACTTCTCCGCCCTCACCGATGAGGATGTCCGCACTGTTGTGGAGGATATCCGCCCCGATGCAGAGGGGCTTGATGAGGCTGTTAAGCTGGCTTCGGGTTCTGTATCCTATGCGCTGTATCTTCTGGATATGGGCATTGCAGACCACGGTCTCCCCTTTGGTGATATGGATGGAGAAACCCTGTATCGTCATATAGATACGCTTAAGGAAAAGGACGACATACGCCTCTTCTGCTCAACCCTGTACAGGTGGCTGAGCGATAGGTACCGAGAGAGCGGAGACCCGCTTCTATTAAGCTTTTCCAACTATTTACTGGAAATTTTGAGAAGGCTTGACTATAATGTTAACCTCGAAATATTCAAATTCGACCTGTTCATAAAAACAGCAGAGGTAATTCTTGAAAGAGATTGA
- a CDS encoding aldo/keto reductase, with the protein MERRKLGTQGLVVSKIGLGCMGMSEFYGKGDDSESIKVIHEALERGLTFLDTADMYGNGANEELVGKAVKGRRDSFEIATKFGIVRSEDPTKRSICGRPEYVKEACEKSLKRLNIDTIDLYYNHRKDPEVEIEETVGAMAELVKEGKVRYLGLSEMGAETLRRAYKVHPITALQSEYSLWTRDIEGEILDTCRELGIGIVPYSPLGRGFLTGAIKSQDSLDKDDFRRQNPRFSEESMKANLKLVEKVEKIAGEIGCTPAQLALAWVIAKGEDMVPIPGTKKIKYLKDNIGAAKLSLSSEIVKTLDEAIDPNEVKGLRYDAQHMKILNS; encoded by the coding sequence ATGGAAAGAAGAAAGCTTGGAACTCAGGGACTTGTTGTCAGCAAAATCGGCCTTGGCTGTATGGGTATGAGCGAATTCTACGGCAAAGGTGATGACAGCGAATCTATCAAGGTTATCCACGAAGCTCTGGAGCGAGGGCTCACCTTCCTTGATACGGCAGATATGTACGGCAATGGTGCAAATGAAGAACTTGTGGGCAAGGCTGTGAAAGGCAGGAGGGACAGCTTCGAGATCGCAACCAAATTCGGCATTGTCCGGAGTGAGGATCCTACAAAAAGAAGCATATGCGGTCGCCCGGAATACGTGAAGGAGGCGTGCGAAAAAAGCCTGAAACGCCTCAACATTGATACCATTGACCTGTACTATAACCACAGGAAGGATCCCGAGGTCGAAATCGAAGAGACCGTGGGTGCCATGGCCGAGCTTGTTAAGGAGGGTAAGGTTCGCTATCTGGGACTGTCTGAGATGGGTGCAGAGACTCTTCGAAGGGCGTATAAAGTACACCCAATCACAGCACTACAGTCAGAATATTCACTCTGGACGAGGGATATCGAAGGGGAGATACTCGATACCTGCCGTGAACTGGGCATAGGCATTGTGCCGTACAGCCCCCTCGGAAGAGGCTTTTTGACCGGTGCTATCAAATCACAGGACAGCCTCGACAAAGACGATTTCCGCAGGCAAAATCCCAGATTCTCTGAAGAAAGCATGAAGGCAAACCTTAAACTGGTTGAGAAGGTTGAGAAGATCGCAGGCGAAATAGGATGCACACCTGCACAACTGGCCCTTGCATGGGTTATCGCCAAAGGGGAGGACATGGTTCCCATACCGGGTACAAAGAAGATTAAATACCTGAAGGATAACATCGGTGCGGCAAAACTAAGCCTCAGCAGCGAGATTGTGAAAACCCTCGATGAAGCCATCGACCCGAACGAAGTAAAGGGGCTGCGCTACGACGCCCAACACATGAAAATACTTAATTCGTAA
- the tmk gene encoding dTMP kinase — MALDGLDGCGKSTQCLRLAKYYADKGREILLTREPGGTDLGAELRERLLSKRYELEIESELMLFFVDRVEHLAKVVVPALNEGKVVISDRFTASTFAYQVHGRGIGRDAYDALEAISLRRVPDLAVIVDADPQVCVGRAVERLRATGTEEAEGKFEMLGSGFFQKVRRGFLDFADEHSFCEVVNGSGSEDDVFKRILEHLQ; from the coding sequence ATAGCACTGGACGGTCTGGACGGGTGTGGAAAAAGCACCCAGTGCCTCCGGCTTGCAAAGTATTATGCCGATAAGGGACGGGAGATCCTGCTTACCCGTGAGCCAGGCGGAACCGATCTCGGTGCGGAATTGCGGGAGCGTCTTCTCTCAAAACGTTACGAACTTGAGATCGAATCGGAGCTTATGCTTTTTTTTGTAGACAGGGTTGAGCACCTTGCCAAGGTCGTTGTGCCGGCCCTCAATGAGGGAAAGGTTGTCATAAGCGACCGCTTCACAGCCTCCACCTTTGCCTATCAGGTTCACGGCAGAGGTATTGGAAGGGACGCATACGATGCCCTTGAGGCGATATCCCTGCGGAGGGTTCCTGATCTGGCTGTTATTGTGGATGCTGATCCCCAGGTATGCGTGGGTCGTGCTGTGGAGAGGCTGAGAGCCACAGGAACCGAAGAGGCGGAGGGAAAGTTTGAAATGCTCGGTTCCGGCTTCTTCCAGAAGGTTCGACGAGGCTTCCTCGATTTCGCCGATGAGCACAGCTTCTGCGAGGTTGTGAACGGCTCTGGAAGTGAGGATGATGTATTCAAAAGGATTCTGGAACACCTTCAATGA
- a CDS encoding YbaB/EbfC family nucleoid-associated protein, whose product MNMQQMMKQAQKMQKKLEEAQEEAAKEVVEASAGGGMVTVKVNGKNELLDINIEKEVVDPEDVDMLQDLIVAAVNEGMTKAQETVQEKLSSVTGGMNIPGLF is encoded by the coding sequence ATGAACATGCAGCAGATGATGAAACAGGCTCAGAAGATGCAGAAGAAGCTTGAGGAGGCCCAGGAAGAGGCAGCCAAAGAAGTTGTTGAGGCCTCCGCCGGCGGCGGTATGGTTACCGTTAAGGTTAACGGCAAGAACGAGCTACTTGACATCAATATTGAGAAGGAAGTGGTTGATCCCGAGGATGTGGACATGCTCCAGGACCTCATTGTCGCCGCTGTTAACGAAGGGATGACAAAGGCTCAGGAAACCGTGCAGGAGAAGCTTTCCAGCGTAACAGGCGGTATGAATATTCCGGGACTGTTCTAA
- a CDS encoding TetR/AcrR family transcriptional regulator: MKDKDIKTVSEIKRESITEAAAELFLSNGFGSVSMDEIASKAEVSKRTVYNHFSSKEMLFAEVVRMTWSRLEAPELDPCSDTPVAVELKSFSIKLLELLRSETFTKLLRLVMGEAGRFPVLNEMYSENSVRPMLATLEEYLKLKSEQGLLKIDDPALASQQFLGIIKESLFWPVLLGIYPRPEKKREQEIIDSSIKAFFKIHGNT; the protein is encoded by the coding sequence ATGAAGGATAAGGATATTAAAACCGTTTCTGAGATAAAGAGGGAGTCTATAACGGAGGCAGCTGCCGAGCTTTTTCTTAGCAATGGCTTCGGCAGTGTCAGCATGGATGAGATCGCCTCTAAGGCGGAGGTGTCAAAGCGAACGGTTTACAATCACTTTTCGTCAAAGGAGATGCTTTTCGCCGAGGTTGTTCGTATGACATGGAGCCGTCTGGAGGCTCCGGAGCTAGATCCCTGCTCGGATACTCCGGTGGCTGTAGAACTGAAATCCTTCAGTATCAAGCTCCTTGAACTCCTTCGTTCCGAGACATTTACCAAGCTTCTCCGTCTTGTTATGGGCGAGGCTGGCCGGTTTCCGGTGCTTAATGAGATGTACTCAGAGAACAGCGTTCGACCCATGCTCGCAACTTTGGAAGAGTACCTGAAGCTCAAATCGGAGCAGGGGCTTTTGAAAATAGATGACCCCGCTCTTGCATCCCAGCAGTTTCTTGGGATCATTAAGGAGTCTCTCTTCTGGCCCGTCCTCCTAGGTATATATCCAAGACCGGAGAAGAAGAGGGAGCAGGAGATTATAGACAGCTCAATAAAAGCTTTTTTCAAGATTCACGGCAATACGTAG
- the larB gene encoding nickel pincer cofactor biosynthesis protein LarB translates to MNRDELLELLEAVSKGELKPDDAAGKLSMSWDGFNGDMGRGLRLGFDEVIFGRGKTKEQIEQIAGEYLSNELNFFCTGLDDQKYAYLSGIYPQFEYNPLAGTMRYMKKEPVKLNGTAAVITAGTSDMKVALEAAETLEILGIEHEIYSDIGVAGLHRFVNRAEQIRAKDVIIVVAGMEGALPSVVGGSFPQPVIAVPSSVGYGVSKGGFTALLGMLSSCAPGVTVVNIDNGYGAAVAAFRILNGR, encoded by the coding sequence GTGAACAGGGATGAATTGCTTGAACTGCTGGAGGCTGTGTCAAAGGGTGAACTAAAGCCGGATGACGCCGCTGGAAAGCTTTCCATGAGCTGGGACGGCTTCAACGGAGATATGGGCAGAGGCCTGCGCCTCGGATTTGACGAGGTTATCTTCGGCAGAGGCAAAACCAAGGAGCAGATCGAACAGATCGCCGGCGAATATTTATCCAACGAGCTGAACTTCTTCTGCACCGGCCTGGATGATCAAAAGTACGCATACCTTTCAGGGATATACCCTCAGTTTGAATACAATCCTTTGGCGGGAACCATGCGGTATATGAAAAAGGAACCCGTAAAGCTCAACGGGACAGCCGCCGTTATAACCGCAGGAACCTCCGACATGAAGGTCGCCCTTGAGGCGGCAGAAACCCTTGAAATTCTCGGCATAGAGCATGAAATTTACAGTGATATAGGTGTTGCCGGTCTCCACCGTTTTGTGAACAGAGCGGAGCAAATCCGAGCTAAAGATGTTATTATCGTGGTAGCCGGTATGGAAGGGGCTCTCCCCTCGGTTGTAGGGGGCAGTTTTCCCCAGCCTGTGATTGCCGTGCCCTCTTCGGTGGGATACGGAGTTTCCAAAGGCGGTTTCACTGCACTTCTTGGAATGCTCTCCAGTTGCGCCCCGGGGGTTACGGTTGTTAATATAGACAACGGGTACGGTGCGGCTGTGGCCGCCTTTCGTATCCTCAACGGGAGGTAA
- a CDS encoding MOSC domain-containing protein — translation MGKILYISTSEKKGVQKSNVDKANMIDNFGIEGDAHAGKWHRQVSFLAEESIDKMRKSGIDVSGGDFAENITTEGVDLVSMKVGERLKVGDVEFTISQLGKLCHNKCAIYYAAGTCVMPREGIFGVVSGNGEIKVGDEVEKLPKKGLSAAVITLSDKGSRGERVDETGPMLVEYLKENLNVTYTRLELIPDDKEELRNTLKYMSELQGFDIIITNGSTGVAPRDIAPDVTLELIERRLPGFEEAMRMESYKKVATAITSRAVCGTMGSSLVINLPGSPKAARENFEAVAAAVEHTVKKLQGDPTDCAQQ, via the coding sequence GTGGGTAAGATTCTTTATATAAGCACGAGCGAGAAGAAGGGCGTACAGAAAAGCAATGTAGATAAAGCAAATATGATAGACAATTTCGGCATAGAGGGGGATGCTCACGCTGGCAAATGGCACAGGCAGGTTAGTTTCCTCGCCGAAGAAAGTATCGATAAGATGCGTAAAAGCGGCATTGATGTGAGCGGCGGCGACTTTGCGGAGAATATCACCACCGAAGGGGTGGATCTTGTCTCCATGAAGGTTGGCGAAAGGCTGAAGGTAGGGGATGTAGAGTTCACCATATCCCAGCTGGGCAAGCTCTGCCATAATAAATGCGCCATATACTACGCCGCAGGAACATGCGTCATGCCGCGAGAGGGTATCTTTGGCGTTGTTTCAGGTAACGGTGAGATCAAGGTCGGCGATGAGGTGGAAAAACTTCCTAAGAAAGGTCTCAGTGCCGCTGTTATCACACTCAGCGACAAGGGTAGCCGTGGTGAACGTGTTGATGAAACGGGTCCTATGCTTGTGGAGTATCTCAAGGAAAACCTCAACGTTACATACACCCGCCTTGAACTTATCCCCGATGATAAGGAGGAGCTCCGCAACACTCTCAAGTACATGAGCGAACTCCAGGGATTCGACATAATAATAACCAACGGCTCCACAGGCGTTGCGCCACGTGATATCGCCCCCGATGTTACGCTTGAGCTTATTGAACGCCGTCTTCCCGGCTTTGAAGAGGCAATGCGGATGGAAAGCTACAAAAAGGTTGCCACAGCCATTACATCCAGAGCAGTTTGCGGTACAATGGGTAGCAGCCTCGTGATAAACCTCCCCGGAAGCCCCAAGGCGGCAAGGGAGAATTTTGAGGCTGTGGCGGCGGCCGTTGAGCACACGGTAAAGAAACTGCAGGGGGATCCCACTGATTGCGCACAGCAATGA
- a CDS encoding PSP1 domain-containing protein — translation MKEIEATGVSFKPAGKIYDFLSAGVDAKLRQHVVVETEKGEDIAQVVLPPRPVVADNPKEMKRVIRLATEEDLENAKRNKEEEPKAFKSCKEFVVKHELEMKLLKAEYTLDRSKLTFFFTADGRVDFRALVRDLARVFRTRIEMRQVGVRDATKMLGGFGLCGKEFCCSTFLRKFDNISIKMAKDQNLILNPTKISGVCGRLMCCLLYEKESYDESEDGAEVVELKDMAEKEGGDI, via the coding sequence TTGAAAGAGATTGAGGCTACGGGGGTTTCCTTTAAACCCGCCGGTAAAATATACGATTTTTTATCCGCAGGTGTTGATGCAAAACTCCGCCAACACGTTGTTGTGGAAACGGAAAAAGGTGAGGATATCGCACAGGTAGTGCTACCTCCCCGTCCTGTGGTGGCAGATAACCCTAAGGAAATGAAGCGTGTTATACGCCTTGCCACCGAGGAAGACCTTGAGAATGCGAAGAGGAATAAAGAGGAAGAGCCGAAGGCTTTTAAGTCGTGTAAAGAATTTGTAGTGAAGCACGAGCTTGAGATGAAGCTGCTAAAGGCGGAATACACGCTCGACAGAAGCAAGCTGACCTTCTTCTTTACAGCGGACGGCCGTGTGGATTTCCGTGCTTTGGTGCGTGATCTTGCCCGTGTTTTCAGAACACGGATCGAGATGCGCCAGGTAGGTGTTCGTGACGCCACAAAAATGCTCGGCGGTTTCGGGCTCTGCGGCAAGGAGTTCTGCTGTTCCACGTTTCTTAGAAAATTCGATAATATATCCATAAAGATGGCCAAGGACCAGAACCTTATCCTTAACCCCACAAAGATCTCCGGCGTATGCGGGAGGCTTATGTGCTGCCTCCTTTACGAAAAGGAGAGCTACGACGAAAGCGAGGATGGAGCAGAGGTTGTGGAACTTAAAGATATGGCTGAGAAGGAAGGAGGAGATATATGA